In Flavobacterium sp. N1736, the following are encoded in one genomic region:
- a CDS encoding alpha/beta hydrolase, with protein MKNFRIFVFTVFLCVSSMSYAAKVDTLQIASTAMSKTYKAAVVLPNSYAKSKTAFPVMYLLHGAYGHFSDWLKNTPNKKLVQSLSDQYNIIIVMPEGETFSFYLDSPVNKESQFETFITQEVIQKVDKTYRTISNRTGRVITGLSMGGHGALYLSAKHPDLFCAAGSMSGAVDMSTMLNRDSSAQVIKLMQPVFGDKSDNSEMYAQYAVMNMLDKIKANKLPLIIDCGVDDFLIEPNRELHRRLVYNKVEHDYTERPGAHTWDYWENSLPYHVLFFNKILLKNQVVAKK; from the coding sequence ATGAAAAACTTTAGAATCTTTGTATTTACGGTGTTTTTGTGTGTTTCTTCTATGAGTTATGCTGCAAAAGTAGACACCTTACAAATTGCCAGCACAGCGATGAGCAAAACCTACAAAGCTGCTGTTGTATTGCCAAATTCGTATGCCAAAAGCAAAACCGCATTTCCGGTAATGTATTTATTACACGGCGCTTACGGACATTTTAGCGATTGGTTAAAAAATACGCCTAACAAAAAATTAGTACAAAGTTTATCAGACCAATACAATATCATTATCGTAATGCCGGAAGGAGAAACTTTTAGTTTTTATCTTGATAGTCCGGTAAATAAAGAAAGTCAGTTTGAAACCTTTATCACGCAGGAAGTGATTCAGAAAGTAGATAAAACATACAGAACCATTAGCAATAGAACTGGCAGAGTAATAACGGGACTTTCGATGGGCGGACACGGCGCGTTATATTTATCAGCCAAACATCCTGATTTGTTTTGCGCTGCCGGAAGCATGAGCGGAGCCGTAGATATGAGTACAATGCTCAATCGTGATTCATCGGCACAGGTTATAAAACTAATGCAGCCCGTTTTTGGAGACAAAAGCGACAACTCAGAAATGTATGCACAATATGCTGTTATGAATATGCTCGATAAAATAAAAGCAAACAAACTGCCTCTAATTATAGATTGCGGAGTAGACGATTTTTTAATAGAACCCAACAGAGAACTGCACCGAAGATTGGTCTATAATAAAGTAGAACACGATTACACCGAAAGACCAGGCGCTCATACTTGGGATTATTGGGAAAATTCACTGCCGTATCATGTATTATTTTTCAATAAAATTCTACTTAAAAATCAGGTTGTTGCAAAAAAATAA
- a CDS encoding TerC family protein, with product MMVWILFLVGVVLILALDLGVFNKNPHIISTKEASKWTLIWVTLSFLFSGVIYWLYTTDYIANPDKLKPAVASMKFITGYLIELSLSVDNIFVIAIIFASFKIPQKYQHRVLFWGIIGAVVFRGLMIFFGVMLINKFTWTTYLFGGFLLFTAIKMLFSGDDEDFQPKDSFVYKTLGKVIPITSEFDHEKFFILTEKGKKAATPLFVALIVIEVMDVLFAVDSVPAILAITSDPFLVFSSNIFAILGLRSMYFFLANMLAKFSYLEYSLIAILSFVGLKMLLHEWIHIPEWASLGFIALSLLVGILVSLKFGEEKELTDLDQE from the coding sequence ATAATGGTCTGGATTTTATTTTTAGTAGGCGTCGTTCTTATTCTTGCTTTAGACTTGGGCGTTTTCAACAAAAACCCTCATATTATTAGTACCAAAGAAGCAAGCAAATGGACTTTAATTTGGGTTACTCTTTCGTTTTTGTTTTCCGGCGTAATCTACTGGCTTTATACTACAGATTATATTGCAAATCCTGATAAACTAAAACCTGCCGTAGCTTCTATGAAGTTTATTACGGGTTATTTAATCGAACTTTCTTTAAGCGTTGATAACATATTTGTTATTGCCATTATTTTCGCTTCTTTCAAAATACCTCAAAAATACCAACACCGTGTTTTATTCTGGGGAATTATTGGTGCTGTGGTTTTCCGCGGATTAATGATTTTCTTTGGCGTAATGCTGATCAATAAATTTACATGGACAACGTATTTGTTTGGTGGATTCTTATTATTTACAGCGATAAAAATGTTGTTTTCAGGCGATGACGAAGATTTTCAGCCAAAAGATTCATTTGTCTATAAAACGTTAGGAAAAGTTATTCCGATTACTTCTGAATTCGATCATGAGAAGTTTTTTATTTTAACCGAAAAAGGAAAAAAAGCCGCTACGCCTCTATTCGTTGCTTTAATTGTAATTGAAGTTATGGATGTTCTTTTTGCGGTAGACAGTGTTCCGGCGATTCTGGCGATTACATCTGATCCGTTTTTAGTATTTAGTTCGAATATTTTTGCGATTCTTGGTTTACGTTCTATGTACTTTTTCCTGGCAAATATGCTGGCAAAATTCAGTTATTTGGAATACAGCTTAATTGCTATTTTAAGTTTCGTTGGATTAAAAATGCTATTGCACGAATGGATTCACATTCCGGAATGGGCTTCGTTAGGATTTATCGCGCTTTCTCTTTTAGTTGGAATTTTGGTTTCGCTTAAATTTGGAGAAGAAAAAGAACTTACCGATTTAGATCAGGAATAG
- a CDS encoding glutamine synthetase beta-grasp domain-containing protein encodes MAKIKLEYIWLDGYEPTQNLRSKTKVEEHENFKGTLEELGNWSFDGSSTKQAEGGSSDCLLVPVAIYPDPTRINGWLVMTEVMYADGTPHASNGRATIDDDGDFWFGFEQEYFIMDTKTLLPLGFPVGGYPAPQGMYYCSVGGKNTHGRKLVEEHADLCIAAGINFEGINQEVACGQWEFQLFAKGAKKAGDEIWVARYLLDRLTEKYGYYIEYHPKPLGDTDWNGSGMHANFSNEVLRTCGDQATYERICEAFRPVTAEHIAVYGAYNDQRLTGKHETASIHDFSYGVSDRGCSIRIPLMTVQKGWKGWLEDRRPASNGDPYKIAARIIKTVKSAL; translated from the coding sequence ATGGCTAAAATTAAGTTAGAGTACATTTGGTTAGATGGATATGAACCAACTCAAAATCTTAGAAGTAAAACTAAAGTTGAAGAACACGAAAATTTCAAAGGAACATTAGAAGAACTTGGAAACTGGTCATTTGATGGTTCATCAACAAAACAAGCTGAAGGTGGTTCATCTGACTGTTTATTAGTTCCTGTTGCAATATATCCGGATCCAACACGTATTAACGGATGGTTGGTAATGACAGAAGTTATGTATGCTGATGGTACTCCACATGCTTCAAACGGTAGAGCTACTATTGATGATGATGGTGATTTCTGGTTTGGTTTCGAACAAGAATATTTCATCATGGATACTAAAACTTTATTGCCATTAGGTTTCCCTGTTGGAGGTTATCCTGCTCCACAAGGTATGTACTACTGCTCTGTAGGTGGAAAAAACACACACGGAAGAAAATTAGTAGAAGAACATGCTGATTTATGTATCGCTGCCGGAATTAACTTTGAAGGTATTAACCAGGAAGTTGCCTGCGGACAATGGGAATTCCAATTATTCGCTAAAGGTGCTAAAAAAGCCGGAGACGAAATCTGGGTTGCACGTTACCTTTTAGATCGTTTGACTGAAAAATATGGTTACTATATCGAATATCACCCAAAACCTCTTGGAGATACTGACTGGAATGGTTCTGGAATGCACGCTAACTTCTCTAATGAGGTGTTAAGAACATGTGGAGACCAGGCAACTTACGAAAGAATTTGTGAAGCTTTCCGTCCTGTTACTGCTGAGCATATCGCGGTTTACGGTGCTTACAACGACCAACGTTTAACTGGTAAACACGAAACTGCATCTATTCACGATTTCTCTTATGGAGTTTCAGACAGAGGATGTTCTATCAGAATTCCTTTAATGACTGTTCAAAAAGGATGGAAAGGTTGGTTAGAAGACAGAAGACCAGCTTCAAACGGTGATCCATACAAAATCGCTGCAAGAATTATCAAAACTGTTAAATCAGCGCTATAA